In Pectobacterium aroidearum, the following are encoded in one genomic region:
- the flgH gene encoding flagellar basal body L-ring protein FlgH, translating to MNAKSVIKPLRRPRLLALIAMLALNGCAYIPHDKVVTGPTTAQPASPVLAGPNGSIFQTVQPMNYGYQPMFEDRRPRNIGDTLTIVLQENVSASKSSSANAARNGSSTFGVTTTPRYLEGPLGNNRAALDATGTNDFTGKGGANANNTFSGTITVTVGQVLANGNLQVVGEKQIAINQGTEFIRFSGVVNPRTISGNNSVPSTQVADARIEYVGNGYINEAQNMGWLQRFFLNVSPF from the coding sequence ATAAATGCAAAGTCGGTTATCAAACCACTCCGCCGACCCCGTCTGTTGGCATTGATCGCGATGTTAGCACTTAACGGTTGCGCCTATATTCCGCATGATAAAGTTGTCACTGGGCCTACAACTGCCCAGCCTGCATCACCAGTGTTAGCGGGCCCTAATGGTTCTATTTTCCAGACTGTGCAGCCTATGAATTATGGCTACCAGCCGATGTTTGAGGATCGTCGCCCACGTAATATTGGCGACACATTGACGATCGTGTTGCAGGAGAATGTCAGCGCCAGTAAAAGTTCATCTGCTAATGCCGCTCGTAATGGATCGTCGACGTTTGGTGTGACGACGACACCACGCTATCTCGAAGGACCTCTGGGTAACAACCGTGCTGCATTAGATGCCACAGGCACAAATGATTTCACCGGGAAAGGTGGCGCTAACGCCAACAATACGTTCAGCGGCACGATTACCGTTACTGTGGGGCAAGTGCTGGCCAATGGCAACCTACAGGTCGTTGGCGAAAAACAAATTGCCATTAATCAGGGAACAGAGTTTATACGTTTCTCTGGGGTAGTTAATCCGAGAACCATTAGTGGTAATAACTCGGTGCCATCAACCCAGGTTGCGGATGCGCGTATTGAATATGTCGGCAATGGCTATATTAACGAAGCGCAAAACATGGGCTGGTTACAGCGGTTCTTCCTCAATGTTTCTCCGTTCTAA
- the flgL gene encoding flagellar hook-associated protein FlgL, which produces MRLSTSMMYQQNMQGIINGQATWQKTGEQLSTGKRVVNPSDDPIAAASAIMLGQAQSENSQYTLARTFAKQSMSLEESILNKSSTTITSALTEVIKGGGVLNDDDRKSVATSLRGMKAELLNMANSTDGNGNYIFSGYETDNPPFVDGATGIQYVGGNQAISQRVDSARNMTVGHTGSAVFNGVTGDAKKEPDGSIQSDLFETLDIAIKALETPLADADDVTKANVAAALETANRGLNNSLNNISSVRAELGIQLNEIDNLDAVGKDRDVANKTTLSQLQDTDWYEAISSYIMQQSSLQASYTAFQNMQGMSLFQMK; this is translated from the coding sequence ATGCGCTTAAGTACCAGCATGATGTACCAGCAAAATATGCAAGGCATTATTAATGGTCAGGCAACGTGGCAAAAAACGGGTGAGCAGTTATCAACCGGTAAACGCGTCGTAAATCCATCAGACGATCCGATTGCGGCGGCGAGCGCCATTATGCTTGGCCAGGCTCAATCAGAAAACAGTCAGTATACGTTGGCGCGTACGTTTGCTAAGCAAAGTATGTCTTTGGAAGAATCTATTCTTAATAAGAGCTCGACCACAATTACCAGCGCATTGACTGAAGTCATCAAAGGCGGCGGTGTTTTGAATGACGACGACCGTAAATCGGTCGCGACTTCTCTGCGCGGTATGAAGGCTGAATTGTTGAATATGGCTAACAGTACCGATGGTAATGGTAACTATATTTTTTCTGGTTATGAAACCGATAATCCTCCTTTTGTTGACGGTGCGACGGGAATTCAGTACGTCGGCGGAAATCAGGCCATTTCACAGCGTGTTGATTCCGCTCGAAATATGACAGTCGGCCATACTGGCTCTGCGGTTTTCAATGGTGTAACTGGTGATGCCAAAAAAGAACCGGATGGGAGTATCCAGTCGGATTTATTTGAAACGCTAGACATTGCAATTAAAGCGCTTGAAACCCCACTTGCGGATGCTGATGATGTAACAAAAGCCAATGTTGCTGCAGCGTTAGAAACGGCAAACCGTGGTTTAAACAATTCACTTAATAACATCTCATCCGTTCGGGCCGAATTGGGTATCCAGCTCAATGAGATTGATAATCTCGATGCGGTTGGTAAAGATCGTGATGTAGCGAATAAAACGACATTGTCGCAGTTGCAGGACACCGACTGGTATGAAGCGATCTCGTCTTATATCATGCAGCAGTCTTCTCTGCAGGCTTCTTATACGGCTTTCCAGAACATGCAGGGTATGTCGTTATTCCAGATGAAATAG
- the flgE gene encoding flagellar hook protein FlgE has protein sequence MGFSQAVSGLNAASNNLDVIGNNIANSATVGFKSGTVTFADMFAGSKVGMGVKVASVLQDFGNGTVTSSSRDLDIAISGGGFYRLQDTNGSVYYSRNGQFMLNGRNIVNAQGMQLTGYPVAGTPPVVQTGADPVPLTIPDGDMLANRTTTASIKANLKSSDSVPANSWATTPGGEGTYNSKTALTTYDGQGNVHNYTLYFVKTANNTWQTYAKDDAVTPATYQNAGTLNFEANGALSSTGATAHTPFTINMTGTNGAAGGTFALDLTGSVQQNTEYSYKSPTQNGFGPGSLTGYAINDDGTIVGSYSNGQKQALGQILLAGFANPEGLSPEGDNAWSETASSGQAVVGLAGSGNLGKLVGKSTEMSNVDLSKELVNMIVAQRNYQSNAQTIKTQDSILQTLVSLR, from the coding sequence ATGGGTTTTTCTCAGGCGGTCAGTGGCTTAAACGCGGCATCTAATAACCTGGATGTTATCGGTAATAACATCGCTAACTCAGCAACAGTAGGTTTTAAATCCGGTACTGTCACATTTGCTGATATGTTTGCAGGCTCTAAAGTGGGTATGGGTGTGAAGGTTGCATCGGTATTGCAGGATTTCGGTAATGGTACCGTCACCTCCTCTTCACGAGACCTGGATATTGCGATTAGCGGCGGTGGTTTTTACCGTCTGCAGGATACCAACGGTTCCGTCTATTACAGCCGTAATGGTCAATTCATGCTGAACGGCCGTAATATTGTCAACGCACAAGGTATGCAACTGACGGGTTACCCGGTAGCGGGGACGCCTCCAGTTGTTCAAACGGGTGCCGATCCCGTTCCGTTGACGATTCCTGATGGCGACATGTTAGCGAACCGTACGACAACTGCGTCCATTAAAGCCAACCTGAAATCTTCAGACTCAGTTCCAGCAAACTCCTGGGCGACAACACCTGGTGGAGAAGGTACCTATAACAGCAAGACTGCACTAACAACCTATGATGGTCAGGGTAACGTGCATAACTACACGCTGTATTTTGTCAAAACGGCGAATAATACGTGGCAGACGTATGCGAAAGATGACGCAGTCACCCCTGCTACTTATCAAAATGCTGGAACGCTGAATTTTGAAGCAAATGGTGCTTTAAGTTCCACTGGTGCCACTGCTCATACGCCTTTTACTATCAATATGACTGGGACGAATGGCGCGGCAGGTGGTACGTTCGCTCTCGATTTGACGGGAAGCGTGCAGCAAAATACCGAATATAGCTACAAGAGCCCAACTCAGAATGGTTTCGGTCCGGGATCGCTGACTGGCTATGCTATCAATGACGACGGTACTATCGTGGGTAGCTATAGTAATGGTCAGAAACAGGCTCTGGGTCAGATTCTTCTGGCTGGTTTTGCTAACCCAGAAGGTTTATCACCTGAAGGCGACAACGCGTGGTCTGAAACGGCAAGCTCTGGTCAGGCTGTTGTCGGTCTCGCTGGTAGCGGAAACCTGGGTAAGCTAGTGGGTAAATCCACCGAAATGTCGAACGTTGATTTGAGTAAAGAGCTGGTCAACATGATTGTTGCGCAGCGTAACTACCAGTCGAATGCGCAAACCATCAAAACGCAGGATTCCATTCTGCAAACGCTGGTTAGCCTGCGTTAA
- the flgK gene encoding flagellar hook-associated protein FlgK, producing the protein MSNLINTAMSGLKGAQVALSTVSNNISNQAVTGYSRQNAILEQATSSSTSAGYIGNGVNVVSINRQYNEFITNQLRAAQTTSSSVTAYYEQISKIDNLLASSTTSLSSTIQGFFSNLQNLTSNAGDSSTRQTVLGKAEGLVNQFKVTDKYLRDMDSGLNTQIQSTVGQVNTYTEQIASLNNEITKLMGANSGTMPNDLLDQRDLLVDQLNKLVGVDVTVQDGIVYNVALKNGTNLVQAGTSNQLVAIGSSGDPTRLTVGYRDQTNDVVSLNESTLTGGSLGGLLSFRTETLDEARNQLGQLALAFADAFNAQHQQGYDRDGVKGGDFFSFGKAVVLNDSKNAGNAVLTPSYTNSKDVQATNYSIKYDGANWQVTRLSDNSKFTAAVTTAGTPPESSLNFDGIKMTITGTPTTNDTFLLKPVNDVIIDMSVAISDPSKIAAASVKLDDAGNPVVDGSGNPVFGGVSDNTNAKALLALQNEKIVGGKASISGAYAGLVGEIGNQTSTLKINNTSQQNVVKQLTAEQQSVSGVNLDEEYGDLMRYQQYYMANAQVIKTAQSIFDALLAARS; encoded by the coding sequence ATGTCCAATTTAATTAACACCGCGATGAGTGGCTTAAAAGGTGCACAGGTTGCGCTCAGTACGGTGAGTAACAACATTAGTAATCAGGCTGTTACTGGCTATAGCCGGCAAAATGCGATACTTGAGCAGGCGACTAGCAGCAGCACATCGGCTGGATATATTGGTAACGGTGTCAATGTTGTTAGTATCAACCGCCAATACAACGAATTTATCACCAATCAGCTGCGTGCTGCGCAAACAACAAGCAGCTCTGTCACGGCGTACTACGAGCAGATCTCCAAGATTGATAACTTGCTGGCCAGCAGCACAACAAGCCTTTCATCAACGATTCAGGGTTTCTTTTCTAACCTGCAAAACCTGACCAGTAACGCCGGCGATTCATCGACTCGCCAAACCGTGCTGGGTAAGGCAGAAGGGCTGGTAAACCAGTTTAAAGTTACAGATAAATATTTGCGTGATATGGACAGCGGTCTGAATACGCAGATTCAAAGCACCGTTGGTCAGGTTAATACATATACTGAACAAATTGCGTCTTTAAACAATGAAATCACGAAGCTAATGGGAGCAAATAGCGGCACGATGCCTAACGATTTGCTCGATCAGCGTGATCTTCTGGTCGATCAGCTCAATAAGCTGGTGGGTGTTGATGTTACTGTCCAGGATGGCATTGTTTACAACGTTGCATTGAAGAATGGTACTAACCTGGTTCAGGCTGGAACGAGCAACCAACTGGTCGCCATTGGTTCTAGCGGCGATCCGACTCGCCTGACCGTTGGGTATAGAGACCAGACAAATGATGTTGTCTCGCTGAATGAGAGTACTTTAACAGGTGGTTCATTAGGTGGGTTGCTCTCTTTCCGTACAGAAACGCTGGATGAGGCACGTAATCAGCTTGGGCAGCTCGCGTTGGCATTTGCCGATGCATTTAATGCTCAACATCAGCAAGGTTATGACCGTGATGGTGTTAAAGGCGGCGACTTTTTCTCTTTTGGTAAAGCGGTCGTTCTGAATGATAGCAAGAATGCTGGCAATGCCGTGTTAACGCCGTCTTACACCAATTCCAAAGATGTGCAGGCAACCAATTATTCGATCAAATACGATGGCGCTAACTGGCAAGTGACCCGTTTGTCTGACAATTCAAAATTCACTGCGGCAGTGACGACAGCGGGGACTCCTCCTGAGAGCAGCCTGAATTTTGATGGCATCAAAATGACGATTACGGGTACGCCGACGACAAACGATACTTTCCTGCTCAAGCCGGTTAACGACGTGATTATCGATATGTCGGTGGCTATTTCCGATCCTAGTAAAATTGCTGCGGCGTCCGTGAAGCTTGATGATGCTGGCAATCCTGTAGTAGATGGAAGCGGTAATCCTGTGTTTGGTGGTGTTAGCGATAACACGAATGCTAAAGCGTTACTTGCACTGCAAAATGAAAAAATTGTGGGCGGTAAAGCGAGTATTTCCGGCGCATACGCGGGCTTGGTCGGAGAGATTGGTAACCAAACCAGCACCCTGAAAATAAACAATACATCGCAGCAAAACGTTGTTAAGCAATTAACGGCAGAACAGCAGTCCGTATCTGGTGTAAACCTCGATGAAGAATACGGCGATCTGATGCGTTACCAGCAATACTATATGGCAAATGCTCAGGTAATAAAGACTGCACAATCTATATTTGATGCGCTGTTGGCGGCTCGTAGCTAG
- the fliR gene encoding flagellar biosynthetic protein FliR translates to MLTFNSWDMVNWVSQFFWPFVRILALISTAPVFNERAIGNRVKIGLGVLITLLVAPYLPLNTTPIFSVAGIWLLIQQVLIGVTLGLSMQLAFAAIRHAGELIGLQMGLAFATFFDPTGGPNMQVIARFLNILAILLFLTFDGHLWMISLLADSFYTLPISTNPINSHAFLALARAGGLIFINGLMLALPIITLLLTINLALGMLNRVAPQLSIFVVGFPITLTVGIMTLGLLIPLIPPFAEHLFSEVFDLLADILTQLSSP, encoded by the coding sequence ATGCTGACGTTTAATAGTTGGGACATGGTGAATTGGGTCAGCCAGTTTTTCTGGCCTTTTGTCAGAATTCTTGCGTTGATTAGCACTGCTCCTGTCTTTAACGAAAGAGCGATTGGGAACCGGGTGAAAATTGGTCTGGGTGTGCTGATCACCCTACTGGTTGCGCCCTATTTGCCATTAAACACCACGCCTATCTTTTCCGTCGCGGGTATATGGCTGTTAATACAACAAGTTCTCATCGGCGTTACTCTCGGCCTGTCAATGCAGTTAGCATTTGCCGCGATTCGCCATGCCGGCGAACTTATTGGTTTACAGATGGGACTCGCCTTTGCGACCTTTTTTGATCCCACTGGCGGCCCGAATATGCAGGTAATAGCGCGTTTTCTGAATATTCTTGCCATCTTACTGTTCCTGACATTTGATGGTCATCTCTGGATGATTTCGTTATTAGCAGATAGCTTCTATACTCTGCCCATCAGCACCAATCCTATTAACAGCCATGCCTTTCTCGCGCTTGCTCGTGCCGGTGGACTGATTTTTATTAACGGATTGATGCTGGCGCTGCCAATCATCACCCTGCTGCTAACTATTAACCTGGCCTTAGGCATGCTTAACCGCGTTGCCCCACAGCTCTCGATATTTGTCGTGGGTTTCCCGATAACCCTTACCGTGGGTATCATGACGCTAGGTTTGTTAATTCCGTTAATCCCACCATTTGCAGAGCACTTATTCAGCGAAGTTTTCGATTTACTCGCTGATATCCTTACCCAGCTATCCAGCCCCTAA
- the flgJ gene encoding flagellar assembly peptidoglycan hydrolase FlgJ, with translation MSDIQTLNNAAYDAQSLNTLKREVSGNPQSKEGIRAVAQQMEGVFVQLMMKSMRSAIPQDGLFNSDQTRLYTSMYDQQIAQEISTKGKGLGLADVMVEQLTRQSPDAAAAKAPVPSVPLTFDGDVLKTMPTAAVEQMVRKALPKLPTTGSALPLSNSNFVSQISLPAQIASQHSGIPHHLIIAQAALESGWGQREIPTEDGRPSHNLFGIKAGSSWNGPTTEITTTEYEQGVAKKVKASFRVYDSYIEAIGDYVKLLTNNPRYSAVMSAGTAEQAAHALQKAGYATDPQYAQKLVSMIQQMKNSGEKVAKAYTHDLSGLF, from the coding sequence ATGAGTGATATACAGACGCTGAATAATGCGGCCTATGATGCGCAGTCCCTGAATACGCTGAAACGTGAAGTTTCAGGTAATCCCCAAAGTAAAGAGGGTATCAGGGCGGTTGCGCAACAGATGGAAGGTGTGTTTGTGCAATTGATGATGAAAAGCATGCGTTCTGCGATTCCGCAGGACGGGCTCTTCAACAGCGATCAGACGCGTCTGTATACCTCAATGTATGACCAGCAAATTGCCCAGGAGATCTCAACGAAGGGCAAGGGATTGGGGCTCGCGGATGTCATGGTTGAGCAATTGACTCGTCAATCTCCCGATGCGGCAGCAGCTAAAGCACCGGTCCCTTCTGTTCCATTAACATTCGATGGTGATGTGCTAAAAACCATGCCAACGGCGGCCGTCGAGCAGATGGTGCGTAAAGCGCTGCCTAAACTGCCCACTACCGGTTCAGCCTTGCCGCTATCCAATAGTAACTTTGTGTCGCAGATTTCTTTGCCCGCTCAGATTGCTAGCCAGCATAGCGGTATACCCCACCATCTTATTATTGCTCAGGCGGCGCTTGAGTCTGGTTGGGGCCAGCGTGAAATTCCTACCGAAGATGGGCGTCCTAGTCACAACCTGTTCGGTATCAAAGCGGGCAGTAGCTGGAATGGGCCGACAACTGAGATCACCACGACAGAGTATGAGCAGGGCGTAGCCAAGAAGGTCAAGGCGAGTTTCCGGGTGTACGATTCCTATATTGAAGCGATTGGCGATTATGTGAAATTGCTCACCAACAACCCACGTTATTCAGCGGTGATGAGCGCTGGAACGGCTGAGCAGGCAGCTCATGCGTTACAAAAAGCGGGTTATGCAACGGATCCACAATATGCTCAGAAGCTGGTGAGCATGATCCAGCAAATGAAGAACTCAGGTGAGAAAGTGGCGAAGGCATATACGCACGATTTGAGCGGCCTATTTTAA
- the fliQ gene encoding flagellar biosynthesis protein FliQ, whose amino-acid sequence MTPESVMALGYEAMKIALALAAPPLIAALLSGLTISLLQAATQVNEMTLSFIPKILTVFFTLVIAGPWMLNLMLDYMRTLFGQLPNIIG is encoded by the coding sequence ATGACACCAGAATCGGTGATGGCGCTTGGCTATGAAGCAATGAAGATAGCATTGGCGCTTGCAGCCCCTCCATTGATAGCGGCACTGCTCAGCGGGCTGACGATCAGCCTCTTGCAGGCGGCGACTCAGGTAAACGAAATGACACTGTCGTTTATCCCTAAAATCCTCACCGTATTCTTCACTTTAGTGATCGCTGGCCCCTGGATGTTAAACCTCATGCTGGACTACATGCGTACGCTATTCGGCCAGTTACCTAATATTATTGGGTAA
- a CDS encoding flagellar basal body P-ring protein FlgI, translating into MRIASFFTVLLTLLTLNIAPASAERIRDLVNIQGVRGNALIGYGLVVGLDGSGDQTMQTPFTTQSLTNMLSQLGITVPAGTNMQLKNVAAVMVTAELPPFGRAGQNIDVVVSSLGNAKSLRGGTLLMTPLKGVDNQVYALAQGNVLVGGAGASAGGSSVQVNQLAGGRISNGAVIERELPSTFGASNTIMLQLKNDDFSMAQKVSDAINRSGYGGTATPLDSRTIQVLAPHGNSSQVRFLADVQNIEVNVGIQDAKVVINSRTGSVVMNRDVTLDSCAIAQGNLSVTINQQANVSQPNTPFGGGQTVVTPQTEISVQQAGGALQRVNSSANLNNVVRALNSLGATPMELMSILQAMQSAGCLRAKLEII; encoded by the coding sequence ATGCGGATTGCATCATTTTTCACTGTACTGCTGACGTTACTGACGCTGAATATTGCCCCTGCGTCGGCAGAGAGAATTCGCGATCTGGTGAACATCCAGGGCGTACGTGGTAATGCGTTGATTGGTTATGGTTTAGTCGTTGGTCTGGATGGTTCTGGTGACCAGACGATGCAGACGCCGTTTACCACGCAAAGCTTAACTAACATGCTTTCCCAATTAGGTATTACCGTGCCAGCCGGAACCAACATGCAACTGAAAAACGTTGCTGCGGTGATGGTCACGGCGGAGCTTCCGCCTTTCGGTAGAGCTGGCCAGAATATTGATGTTGTTGTTTCTTCACTCGGTAACGCGAAGAGCCTGCGCGGTGGGACACTGTTAATGACCCCATTGAAAGGGGTCGATAATCAGGTCTATGCCCTTGCTCAAGGTAATGTGCTGGTTGGCGGTGCTGGGGCATCCGCTGGCGGAAGTAGTGTTCAGGTTAACCAGCTTGCCGGCGGCCGGATCAGTAATGGTGCGGTTATCGAGCGAGAGTTACCCAGCACATTTGGTGCATCGAATACCATTATGCTGCAACTGAAAAATGACGACTTCTCCATGGCGCAGAAAGTGAGCGATGCCATTAACCGCTCTGGATATGGTGGCACGGCTACTCCGCTGGATTCTCGTACCATTCAGGTGCTTGCTCCACATGGCAACAGTTCTCAGGTGCGCTTTTTGGCCGATGTCCAGAATATTGAAGTTAACGTCGGTATTCAGGATGCCAAGGTGGTGATCAATTCTCGCACAGGTTCTGTCGTGATGAACCGTGATGTCACGCTGGATAGCTGCGCTATCGCTCAGGGCAACCTTTCTGTGACGATTAATCAGCAGGCTAACGTCAGTCAGCCCAATACCCCATTTGGCGGCGGGCAGACAGTTGTGACTCCGCAAACAGAGATTTCGGTTCAGCAGGCGGGTGGGGCTCTGCAGCGAGTCAATTCCAGCGCCAACCTCAACAATGTCGTGCGTGCACTGAATTCTTTGGGGGCGACGCCGATGGAGCTGATGTCTATTCTGCAGGCGATGCAAAGCGCTGGCTGCTTGCGTGCCAAACTGGAAATTATCTAA
- the fliP gene encoding flagellar type III secretion system pore protein FliP (The bacterial flagellar biogenesis protein FliP forms a type III secretion system (T3SS)-type pore required for flagellar assembly.), translating to MSALPNYFRITALLRTLRYGLAISLLLLAPSVWAQLPGIVTQPLPNGGQSWTLSVQTLVFLTSLTFIPAALLMMTSFTRIIIVLSLLRNALGTPTAPPNQVLLGLTLFLTFFVMSPVLNRVYEEAYLPFSQDQISMEVAIERGAEPVREFMLRQTRETDLALFTRLAEIPEIQGPEAVPMRVLLPAFVTSELKTAFQIGFTIFIPFLIIDLVVASVLMALGMMMVPPATISLPFKLMLFVLVDGWQLLLGSLAQSFYS from the coding sequence ATGAGTGCCTTGCCTAATTATTTTCGTATCACCGCTTTGTTACGCACGCTACGCTATGGTTTAGCCATCAGCTTATTGCTTCTGGCTCCATCGGTGTGGGCCCAGCTTCCTGGAATTGTGACTCAGCCGCTACCTAACGGTGGACAGAGCTGGACGCTATCAGTACAAACGCTGGTTTTCCTCACGTCATTAACGTTTATTCCTGCCGCATTGTTAATGATGACTAGCTTCACTCGGATCATCATTGTACTGAGCTTGTTACGCAACGCGCTGGGTACGCCAACCGCACCACCGAACCAGGTCTTGTTAGGGCTGACGCTTTTCCTGACGTTTTTTGTTATGTCGCCAGTATTAAACCGCGTTTATGAAGAAGCCTATCTTCCCTTCAGCCAGGATCAAATCAGTATGGAGGTCGCCATCGAACGCGGGGCAGAGCCTGTGCGTGAATTCATGCTGCGGCAAACCCGGGAAACCGATCTGGCGTTGTTTACTCGGTTGGCTGAAATTCCTGAAATTCAGGGGCCTGAAGCGGTTCCCATGCGTGTGCTTCTCCCTGCATTTGTGACAAGTGAACTAAAAACCGCTTTCCAGATTGGCTTTACTATATTTATCCCTTTCCTGATCATTGACCTCGTTGTTGCCAGCGTATTGATGGCACTAGGGATGATGATGGTTCCTCCGGCAACCATTTCCTTGCCTTTCAAGCTCATGCTTTTTGTATTAGTCGATGGCTGGCAGTTGCTACTCGGTTCATTAGCCCAAAGTTTTTATAGTTAG
- a CDS encoding flagellar basal body rod protein FlgF — MDHAIYTAMGGASQSLEKQAITANNLANASTPGFRAQLSALRAVPVNGLTLPTRTLVVASTPGADMTEGVMNYTGRAMDVALPKESWLAVQTANGGEAYTRNGNMEINADGQLTIQGRVVMGDGGPIDVPPQAQISISADGTISALNPGDPPNTIAQLGRLKLVKATGQEVERSDDGLFRLTQQAQQQRGNVLQNDPTVRIMPGVIEGSNVNTVDTMVDMIANARRFEMQMKVISSVDDNAQRANQILAMG, encoded by the coding sequence ATGGATCACGCGATTTATACAGCAATGGGTGGCGCGAGCCAGTCATTGGAAAAGCAGGCGATTACTGCGAACAACTTGGCTAACGCCTCAACGCCGGGTTTCCGGGCACAGCTTTCTGCACTGCGTGCTGTGCCGGTAAATGGGTTGACACTGCCCACCCGAACGCTGGTTGTTGCTTCAACGCCTGGTGCTGATATGACCGAAGGCGTGATGAATTATACTGGCCGTGCAATGGATGTCGCCTTACCGAAAGAGAGTTGGCTGGCAGTACAAACAGCTAACGGCGGTGAGGCGTACACCCGTAATGGTAATATGGAGATCAACGCTGATGGGCAGTTAACTATCCAGGGGCGTGTAGTGATGGGCGACGGTGGGCCGATTGACGTGCCGCCGCAGGCCCAGATCAGTATTTCTGCTGACGGTACGATTTCTGCTCTTAACCCTGGGGATCCACCGAATACGATTGCTCAGTTGGGGCGTTTGAAGCTCGTTAAGGCTACAGGACAAGAAGTTGAGCGGTCTGATGACGGTTTATTCCGCTTGACGCAACAGGCTCAGCAACAACGTGGTAATGTTCTGCAAAACGATCCCACCGTGCGCATTATGCCGGGCGTGATTGAAGGCAGTAATGTGAACACGGTCGATACTATGGTCGATATGATTGCCAATGCTCGCCGATTTGAAATGCAGATGAAAGTCATTAGCAGCGTCGACGATAATGCACAACGCGCTAATCAGATATTAGCAATGGGTTAA
- the flgG gene encoding flagellar basal-body rod protein FlgG: MIRSLWIAKTGLNAQQTNMDVISNNLANVSTNGFKRQRAVFEDLMYQTVRQPGAQSSEQTMLPSGLQLGTGVRPVSTERIHTQGTFSETGNSKDVAIKGQGFFQVQLPDGTTAYTRDGAFQLDGNGQLVTSSGYQVQPAITVPANATELNIGRDGIVSVKVQGQAATNQIGQLTLTTFINDSGLESMGENLYLETASSGAPNETNPGLNGAGLLYQKYVETSNVNVAEELVSMIQTQRAYEINSKAISSSDQMLQKLTQL, from the coding sequence ATGATCCGTTCTTTGTGGATTGCAAAAACCGGCTTGAATGCTCAGCAAACCAATATGGACGTTATTTCCAATAACTTGGCAAACGTCAGCACCAATGGTTTCAAGCGTCAGCGTGCGGTATTTGAAGACTTGATGTATCAAACAGTTCGTCAGCCTGGCGCTCAGTCTTCAGAACAAACGATGCTACCGTCCGGCTTGCAGTTAGGTACCGGTGTTCGTCCGGTATCAACGGAGCGTATTCATACTCAGGGGACGTTTTCCGAAACCGGTAATTCTAAAGACGTTGCCATTAAAGGGCAGGGTTTCTTTCAGGTTCAGCTGCCTGATGGGACAACGGCTTATACGCGTGACGGTGCTTTCCAACTTGACGGTAACGGTCAGTTAGTGACGTCCAGCGGTTATCAGGTTCAGCCCGCTATTACTGTTCCGGCGAATGCGACAGAACTGAACATTGGCCGTGACGGTATTGTCAGCGTTAAAGTACAAGGGCAGGCGGCAACAAACCAGATCGGCCAGCTGACATTGACGACCTTCATTAATGATAGCGGCCTTGAGAGCATGGGTGAGAACCTGTATCTGGAAACCGCAAGCTCCGGTGCGCCAAATGAAACAAACCCAGGTTTGAATGGCGCAGGCTTGCTGTATCAGAAATATGTCGAAACCTCCAACGTCAATGTGGCGGAAGAGTTGGTATCGATGATTCAGACGCAGCGTGCTTATGAAATCAACAGTAAGGCAATTTCTTCTTCTGACCAAATGTTGCAGAAATTGACTCAACTGTAA